The genomic stretch GCATGTTTTGATGCAAACGGTGGAGTTTTCGAACCTTTGTTTACAGAAGAAGACGCTATTATTTCAGATGAACTGAATCATGCTTCAATTATTGACGGAGTTCGTCTTTGTAAAGCTGCAAGATACCGTTATAAAAACAATAATATGGCAGATTTGGAAGCTCAGCTGATTGCGGCTTCCGAAAAAAATCACAGATTTAAAATCATCGTTACAGACGGAGTTTTCTCAATGGACGGAATTGTTGCAGACCTAAAAGGAGTTTGCGATCTTGCCGATAAATATGATGCTTTGGTAATGGTTGATGATTCTCACGCTACTGGTTTCATTGGAAAAACAGGTCGTGGAACGCATGAAGCCAATGAAGTAATGGGTAGAGTAGATATTATCACTTCTACGTTAGGAAAAGCTTTAGGTGGTGCTTTGGGCGGATTTACGTCTGGTAAAAAAGAGATTATTGATATGCTGAGACAGCGTTCTAGACCTTATTTGTTCTCAAACTCTTTGGCTCCGGGAATTGTTGGTGCAGCTTTGAAAGTTTTAGAAATGATTTCTGACGACACTTCACTTCGTGATACGGTAATGGAAAATGCAGAATATTTCAGAACGGAAATGAAAGCAAAAGGTTTTGATATTCCTGATGGAGATGCTGCAATCGTTCCTGTGATGTTATACGATGCAAAATTGGCTCAAAAAATGGCAGAAAAACTGATGGATGAAGGGATTTATGTAATTGGTTTCTTCTATCCGGTAGTTCCGAAAGAAAAAGCGAGAATTAGAGTTCAACTTTCTGCGGCACATACAAGAGAGCATTTAGATAAAGCAATTGCTGCTTTTGAAAAAGTAGGAAAAGAATTAGGCGTAATTTCTTAAAAATAAACGCTTCTACAATTGTAGAATAAAAACAGAATTTCTATATTTACTGAAATTCTGTTTTTTTATGCTTAAAAATTTCTTACTAACCCTGCTGTCAATTTTTGTTTTCGTTTCTTGTCAAACCAAAACCAATCAATACATTAAAATCTCTGATAAAGTTCAGAAACGACACGGAAAGTGGAAAGAAGAATATCCTACCGAAGAAGGAACTTTGGTTACTACAGGAAGATACAAGATAGGCGAAAAAGTGGGAATCTGGAAAACATTTGTAGGGGATAAATTATATCAAAAAGAAAAAATTGGAAGAAAGAAAACCAAAATGTTCGTTTATCATCGAAATGGAAATATCATGGAGCGAGGACAAACAAAACTTGATATTTCTGAAAACGAGCGCCATTGGTATTATTTCGGAGACTGGAAATTTTATGATGAAAACGGAAAGCTGAAGTATATTAAGAAATACACCGATGGTAAAAAAATAGACAGTGTTTCTTTTAATAAATAATTATTTTTCAGAAATATAAATTATTTTGCTGGCGAATACAGAATTGTTTTATTTTTAGCATATTAATCTTTTGAAATCTTTTGATGAAAAAAACTTTATTCCTGTTTTTTATTTGTGTTTTAGCGAGTCAGCTTTCTGCGCAGTCTGAAGATTTTAAATCGATTATTACGGTAAGTACGTTTTCACCATTTCGGGATCAGCGATATAACATTGGTTATATGCACAAAGTATCTGAAAGATGGTGGCTGGGTGCAGAAGTAGGGTATGGTTCTGAAGGAATTACGCCCTTTAACCATAATGATTTCAAAGGGAAATTTAATATGTTTGAAATTCGGCCGGAAGTTTTTTACAGTTTAAATCCCGATTCTAGATTGAAACATCTGGTTTCCGCAGAAGTTTTTTACCTGAATCATAAAGGTGATAATGTCAATGGAAATTATTATGATGAAAATGACAACTATTACTCATTCAGTTCTGCAGATTACAAACGAACTAAAGCGGGATTAAACATCAATTACAGCATCATGCTTCACAAAGAATCGTCCTGGTTCGGATTTATGCCTAAAATTGGTTTCGGAATCAGGCAAACTGATATTTCTTACAACAATGTGATGAATCGAGAAGAAGGATATGAACCGACTGATGGATTGCCATTCCAGTTTTTACTAAACAGAGAAGGTTCTACCGTTCGTTTTAATTTCAATATTGATATTAAACTTATTTTTAAATTTTAAAATAATTCAATTAATCTTCTTTAATCATCATTTTCTCATATAAAATTCACTTTTTTTCTGAAATAAACTATCTTTGCACTCAAATTTTTACGATGCTTTATACCATCATCAAGGCGTTACACATTATTTTTATGGTCAGTTATTTTGCGGGGATTTTTTATCTCGTAAGGATTTTTGTGTACTATAAAGATACCGATGCTTTTTCAGACGAAAAAAAGACGATTTTGCGAGAGCAATATACGTTTATGGCTCGAAGATTATGGAACATTATCACCGTTCCTGCCGGAGTAATCATGGCAGTTTGTGGTTTGGTCATGATTTTTTTAAATCCGGGCTTAATGAAAATGCCGTGGTTTCATTTAAAACTAACTTTCCTGATCGGATTGGCCATTTACCATTATTGGTGCTGGAAAAAAGTGAAAAAATTAGTGGAGCTTAACGGAAATACTTTAGAAACAGCCAATTTAAAATTGAGGCAGGCTAACGAAATCGCCACATTTATTTTATTTTTGGTCGTATTTACCGTTATTTTAAAATATCAGGTTATTGAATATTGGTGGCAATTAATCGTAGGATTTTTCGTTCTGGTATTCTTAATTATGATGACGGTGAAGCTCGTGAATAAGAAAAAGAAAAAGTAAAAAGAGCCAAGTAAAAATTAATAAAGTTAATAGTGAATGGTCAATTGTGAGTTAATGTAATGCCAATTATCTAAAACCTAATTCCTATAACCTAAAACCTAAATAAAACATGTTTGCAATTTTAAAAAAAGAACTTTGGAGTTATTTCGGCAACTGGAGCGCGTGGATCATCATTGCGGCATTCAGTCTGATAACGACTTTGTTTTTGTTTTTCTTCGAAAATGATTCTAATATTTTCGACATCGGAATGGCGTCTTTACAGAGCTATTTCGTTTTGGTACCTTGGTTACTGATGTTTATCATTCCGGCGTTGTCGATGAAAACTTTTGCGGAAGAGCAGCAAACGGGGACTTTAAACTGGTTGTTTTCTCAGCCTCTGAAAGTTTCAGATCTGGTTTCAGGGAAATTTCTTTCCGTTTGGGTTGTCGGGATTTTATGTCTGATTCCTTCGGTAATTTATTTTTATACGGTTTACGTTTTGGGAGTTCCTGAAGGAAATATCGATATGGGAATGACTTTCGGAAGCTATTTTGGTTTAATTATTTTGATTGCAGCATTTTCAGGAGTTGGAATTTTAGCTTCATCACTTTCTCAAAACCAGATCATGGCTTACCTTTTAGGAGTTTTCATGTGTTTCATCATGTATTTCGGAATCGAACAATTGGCGAGTTATAAATTGTTGGGCGGAGCAGATTTTATTTTGCAGAATGTAGGTTTTTATCAGCATTTCTTAGGTTTCACAAGAGGTCTTATCGATTTTAAAGATGTTGCCTATTTTGTTTTCATCATTGGTCTTACCTTAACATTGTCTAATCATTTTATCAATAAAAAGAAGTAAAAACATGAAGAAGATCAACCTAAAATCTCCGTTTGCCATTTTATTGATTGTAACTTTTGCTGTTGCATTAATTCTAGCATTTTCGGGCATCAGATTAGATTTAACCAAAGAAAAAAGATACACGCTCTCAGATAGCACAATTAAAGTTTTAGAATCTGTTAAAAAGCCTTTAACGGTAGATGTTTACCTTGAAGGAGATTTTC from Chryseobacterium indoltheticum encodes the following:
- the kbl gene encoding glycine C-acetyltransferase, whose translation is MISGKYLENLKNELKNIENDGLFKKERIITSQQSAEIEANGKKLLNFCANNYLGLSNHPEVMKASQDMIESHGYGMSSVRFICGTQDIHKQLEEKIAEFLGLEDTILYAACFDANGGVFEPLFTEEDAIISDELNHASIIDGVRLCKAARYRYKNNNMADLEAQLIAASEKNHRFKIIVTDGVFSMDGIVADLKGVCDLADKYDALVMVDDSHATGFIGKTGRGTHEANEVMGRVDIITSTLGKALGGALGGFTSGKKEIIDMLRQRSRPYLFSNSLAPGIVGAALKVLEMISDDTSLRDTVMENAEYFRTEMKAKGFDIPDGDAAIVPVMLYDAKLAQKMAEKLMDEGIYVIGFFYPVVPKEKARIRVQLSAAHTREHLDKAIAAFEKVGKELGVIS
- a CDS encoding toxin-antitoxin system YwqK family antitoxin encodes the protein MLKNFLLTLLSIFVFVSCQTKTNQYIKISDKVQKRHGKWKEEYPTEEGTLVTTGRYKIGEKVGIWKTFVGDKLYQKEKIGRKKTKMFVYHRNGNIMERGQTKLDISENERHWYYFGDWKFYDENGKLKYIKKYTDGKKIDSVSFNK
- a CDS encoding CopD family protein, whose protein sequence is MLYTIIKALHIIFMVSYFAGIFYLVRIFVYYKDTDAFSDEKKTILREQYTFMARRLWNIITVPAGVIMAVCGLVMIFLNPGLMKMPWFHLKLTFLIGLAIYHYWCWKKVKKLVELNGNTLETANLKLRQANEIATFILFLVVFTVILKYQVIEYWWQLIVGFFVLVFLIMMTVKLVNKKKKK
- a CDS encoding ABC transporter permease subunit, which produces MFAILKKELWSYFGNWSAWIIIAAFSLITTLFLFFFENDSNIFDIGMASLQSYFVLVPWLLMFIIPALSMKTFAEEQQTGTLNWLFSQPLKVSDLVSGKFLSVWVVGILCLIPSVIYFYTVYVLGVPEGNIDMGMTFGSYFGLIILIAAFSGVGILASSLSQNQIMAYLLGVFMCFIMYFGIEQLASYKLLGGADFILQNVGFYQHFLGFTRGLIDFKDVAYFVFIIGLTLTLSNHFINKKK